Sequence from the Methanobrevibacter sp. genome:
TATAGTGTTGTGATGCTTTATGTTTTACTATATTAAAAATACGTTTGAAAATATTGTAAAACCTATTGATAAATATGTTATTGGAGAAAATAAATTTACAAGAAACAGTAAATTTTCATTTAAGGATTATGTGACTTTCCTTTGTTTTAACAAAGGAACCTCCAATCAGGCAGATCTTGAAGACTTCGTCGAAGACAATTTCACAACAGATATCCAACAAATAACAAGACAAGCATTTTCCAAACAACGAACATATATCCATCCAATCGTATTTAAAGAAATAAGCAAACAATATCTGCTTGAAATAAATTATCACAAAAATTACGACTTTTTTAAGACCTATAAAGGATTTAGATTGTTTGGTGGTGATGGATCTGATTTTGAAATTCCAGATTTTGAAGAAGTTCGAAAGGAATTCCAAATCAAAGACACAGAAAAATACAGAAAACCAGCTCAAGCCAAATTTTCATCAATAATGGACTTATTAAATGGATTTATACTCGATGGAATCATAGGTAACTACAAACAGGCCGAATTACCACTAATGCACAAAAACATAGAAAATATCCAAGATTTAATCACACCCGAAAAATCAATTTTCATTTTTGACAGAGGATACAACGCAATGGAACTATACGCCAATATAATGTCCATGAATAGTTATTTTATCGTCAGATTAAAAGATAGAAACTATATCGACGACAGATACAAAATAACAGAAAACGACTCAGAAATACAATTAGAAATCACAAAAGACAGACTCAAAAAATTCCACAATAAAACCCTAAAAGAAAAATACAGCAAAATAAAACACTTAAATTTAAGAATACTAACAATAACACTAGAAAACGGAACAACAGAATCATTACTAACGAATATACTGGATAAAAACTTCACAATCGAAGATTTCCAAAAACTCTACAATCTACGCTGGGGAATCGAAACCAACTACAATACAATG
This genomic interval carries:
- a CDS encoding IS4 family transposase, whose protein sequence is MFYYIKNTFENIVKPIDKYVIGENKFTRNSKFSFKDYVTFLCFNKGTSNQADLEDFVEDNFTTDIQQITRQAFSKQRTYIHPIVFKEISKQYLLEINYHKNYDFFKTYKGFRLFGGDGSDFEIPDFEEVRKEFQIKDTEKYRKPAQAKFSSIMDLLNGFILDGIIGNYKQAELPLMHKNIENIQDLITPEKSIFIFDRGYNAMELYANIMSMNSYFIVRLKDRNYIDDRYKITENDSEIQLEITKDRLKKFHNKTLKEKYSKIKHLNLRILTITLENGTTESLLTNILDKNFTIEDFQKLYNLRWGIETNYNTMKNRLNIENYTGKRKITIKQDIYSKFLKYNIFQYYRIYFNLLINRTKRQKGIKQEYKVNQAHLIRKLKKYLPIMILNPTKEIIRKYTKKLIDSCTQSPNKNVKNPTTTRNKKKQRKFNINYKPT